From Planctomycetota bacterium, the proteins below share one genomic window:
- a CDS encoding type II toxin-antitoxin system HicB family antitoxin, with protein sequence MTNTYTAILKKADDWWIGWVEEVPGVNCQERTREELLKSIKEALETIIELNREASRRDAGDSAETAEITVAA encoded by the coding sequence ATGACCAACACCTACACGGCGATCTTGAAGAAGGCCGACGACTGGTGGATCGGATGGGTCGAAGAGGTTCCCGGCGTGAACTGTCAAGAGAGAACACGCGAGGAACTGCTGAAGAGCATCAAGGAAGCGCTCGAGACGATCATCGAACTGAATCGTGAAGCTTCACGACGTGATGCAGGCGACTCTGCTGAAACAGCGGAAATCACGGTCGCTGCATGA
- a CDS encoding cryptochrome/photolyase family protein has translation MSSSRDVPTVWLFEDQLNPNATSLAEAPEGSPVLLIESDINFRMFPFHKKRIAFLVSAMRHFANELETTGHTVAHYDFKPRGYRDSLSALAHHFKGRKNREIWITEPSEWHTRNWLETVPDRLDQEFDTPGVSIKWFPNRLFLTDRQHFANWLSGRKRPVMEHYYRQMRVEHDLLMDDDKPAGGEWNYDKLNRKAAPKGHEFPKTVVHKPDEITKKVLKEVERRFPDHPGTTDGFNMPCDRKSAQKAFDTFVKDRLPLFGDYEDAMVSGERTLYHSLVSPLINAGLVEPIDLCKRVEKAWKKGDVPINAAEGFIRQIIGWREFVYGIYWSLMPEYRARNPRDDDRPLPDFFWDGDTDMHCLSDSLTAVVEDGMSHHIQRLMVICNFATLAGLSPQAVNDWFLAMYVDSHDWVTVPNVIGMAMNSDNGVIATKPYVSSANYINKMSDYCKPCRYDPKERIGPNACPFNYMYWTFVDDQRDQFKKNPRTSRQLHVLDNFGDKVKTEMHRLREQFLRDLATGSYSSWEATHGRDEAEGHVVR, from the coding sequence ATGAGCAGTTCGCGTGATGTGCCGACGGTCTGGTTGTTCGAGGACCAGCTCAACCCGAACGCGACGTCGCTCGCGGAGGCCCCGGAAGGCTCGCCGGTGCTGCTCATCGAGAGCGACATCAACTTTCGGATGTTTCCGTTTCACAAGAAGCGGATCGCGTTCCTCGTCAGCGCGATGCGGCACTTCGCCAACGAGCTGGAGACAACGGGTCACACGGTCGCTCACTACGACTTCAAGCCACGCGGCTATCGCGATTCGCTCAGCGCGCTCGCGCACCACTTCAAGGGTCGCAAGAACCGCGAGATCTGGATCACCGAGCCGAGCGAGTGGCACACGCGCAACTGGCTCGAGACGGTTCCAGATCGGCTCGACCAGGAGTTCGACACGCCGGGCGTCTCGATCAAGTGGTTCCCCAACCGCCTGTTCCTGACCGATCGCCAGCACTTCGCTAATTGGCTCAGCGGCCGAAAGCGGCCGGTGATGGAGCACTACTACCGGCAGATGCGCGTCGAGCACGACCTGCTCATGGACGACGACAAACCCGCAGGCGGCGAATGGAACTACGACAAGCTCAACCGCAAGGCCGCCCCGAAAGGGCACGAGTTCCCAAAGACCGTCGTCCACAAGCCCGACGAGATCACGAAAAAGGTGCTGAAAGAGGTCGAACGCCGCTTCCCCGATCACCCCGGCACGACCGACGGCTTCAACATGCCTTGCGATCGCAAGTCTGCCCAAAAGGCGTTCGACACGTTCGTCAAGGACCGCCTCCCACTCTTCGGCGATTACGAGGACGCGATGGTCAGCGGCGAGCGGACGCTTTACCACTCGCTCGTCAGCCCGCTCATCAACGCGGGGCTCGTCGAGCCGATTGATCTCTGCAAACGCGTTGAAAAGGCGTGGAAGAAGGGCGACGTCCCGATCAACGCGGCCGAGGGGTTCATTCGCCAGATCATCGGCTGGCGTGAGTTCGTCTACGGCATCTACTGGTCGCTCATGCCGGAGTATCGAGCCCGCAATCCGCGCGACGACGACCGGCCGTTGCCCGATTTCTTCTGGGACGGCGACACGGACATGCACTGCCTGAGCGACAGCCTGACGGCCGTCGTGGAAGACGGCATGAGCCACCACATCCAGCGGCTGATGGTCATCTGCAACTTCGCCACGCTCGCAGGCCTTTCGCCGCAGGCGGTCAACGACTGGTTCCTGGCGATGTACGTCGACAGCCACGACTGGGTCACCGTCCCCAACGTCATCGGCATGGCCATGAACAGTGACAATGGCGTCATCGCGACCAAGCCCTACGTCTCGTCGGCCAACTACATCAACAAGATGTCCGACTACTGCAAGCCGTGCCGCTACGACCCCAAAGAACGCATCGGCCCGAACGCGTGCCCGTTCAACTACATGTACTGGACGTTCGTCGACGACCAACGCGACCAGTTCAAAAAGAACCCCCGCACCAGCCGACAGCTCCACGTCTTGGACAACTTCGGCGACAAGGTCAAAACCGAAATGCACCGCCTGCGAGAGCAATTCCTCCGCGACCTCGCAACCGGCAGCTACTCCTCATGGGAAGCCACCCACGGCCGCGATGAGGCGGAGGGGCATGTAGTACGATGA